Proteins co-encoded in one Dreissena polymorpha isolate Duluth1 chromosome 12, UMN_Dpol_1.0, whole genome shotgun sequence genomic window:
- the LOC127853913 gene encoding CUGBP Elav-like family member 2 isoform X15, with the protein MPGMHHPVQMKPADSEKRNGELYTEERKLFIGMLSKKYSETEVKMMFAPFGNIEDCTVLRDQNGQSRGCAFITFSSRQSATNCIKNMHHSQTMEGCSSPLVVKFADTQKEKEQKKLQQMNANLLASFGGGTGGGGLNLGPQYLAVSGDNLGQQYLAVQGNNLGARYLPLLQQAMSTGNLGMFASMGNLGQNALNVQQLLALLAAASNNPGLLAALAALASGNSSGGTNSPTTPTSTNSTNNASGDASSNMHLQNLQGLAALANASANPGTSLLDPHIYGLVSQAHNMQGHSRATHTPVTNMAMPNMMGNSNGVPSHFGNNNSFGFGNNGSSGGGSSNIDLATIMKNMGDFSKVFGNLAKMGNSGMSQGGMGSNSGRSMVNGNAGVMGMGNMARTGAMGINGSFNSMHGNANMKMDTGQNMVAGGASNLHNQSASLSGSNGSLSGFTGLQGLGNSLAATTMSPSLTNGNSGLDALSQAYTGIQQYAGLSGLLSPATASFPSAFSTQTAQLQAANSAAGKQTEGPEGANLFIYHLPQEFSDQDLMQTFMPFGNVISAKVFIDKQTNLSKCFGFVSYDNPVSAQAAIQAMNGFQIGMKRLKVQLKRAKNDSKPY; encoded by the exons aagAGAGAAAGTTATTTATAGGCATGTTGTCAAAGAAGTACAGTGAGACAGAGGTGAAGATGATGTTTGCTCCATTTGGCAACATAGAGGACTGCACCGTATTGCGAGACCAGAATGGGCAGAGCAGAG GTTGTGCATTCATTACGTTCTCCAGTCGCCAGTCCGCCACGAACTGTATCAAGAACATGCACCACTCACAGACTATGGAG GGCTGTAGCTCACCACTGGTTGTGAAGTTTGCTGATACTCAAAAGGAGAAAGAACAGAAGAAACTTCAGCAGATGAATGCCAACCTGTTGGCCTCGTTTGGGGGAGGGACGGGCGGGGGAGGGCTCAATCTCGGCCCCCAGTACCTAGCTGTAAGTGGGGACAATCTAGGCCAGCAGTATCTAGCTGTACAGGGGAACAATCTAGGGGCCCGGTATCTACCT CTTTTACAACAGGCCATGAGTACTGGAAACCTGGGCATGTTTGCCAGCATGGGCAATTTAG GACAAAATGCATTGAATGTTCAGCAATTATTGGCTCTCCTGGCAGCAGCAAGTAATAACCCAG GCCTTCTAGCAGCGTTGGCTGCTCTCGCAAGCGGAAACTCCTCTGGCGGCACTAATTCTCCGACCACACCCACCTCGACAAATTCGACCAATAACGCGTCAG GCGATGCCTCCAGTAACATGCACCTCCAGAACCTTCAGGGCTTGGCGGCACTGGCCAATGCCTCCGCTAACCCAGGTACGAGCCTTCTTGATCCACACATCTACG GCCTCGTGTCTCAAGCACATAACATGCAGGGCCATAGTAGGGCCACACATACCCCCGTCACTAATATGGCCATGCCCAACATGATGGGGAACAGTAACGGGGTTCCTTCACATTTCGGAAACAACAACTCTTTTGGCTTTGGAAATAATGGGTCATCAGGTGGGGGGTCAAGTAATATTGATTTGGCGACAATCATGAAAAATATGGGAGACTTTAGCAAAGTGTTTGGCAATTTAGCAAAAATGGGAAATAGCGGCATGTCCCAAGGCGGAATGGGAAGTAATTCTGGTAGAAGTATGGTGAACGGGAATGCAGGTGTGATGGGCATGGGAAATATGGCCAGGACTGGGGCAATGGGAATCAATGGCAGTTTTAATAGTATGCATGGCAATGCAAACATGAAGATGGATACCGGCCAGAATATGGTGGCAGGAGGGGCTTCCAACCTTCACAACCAATCAG CCTCTCTGTCCGGCTCTAACGGTTCCCTCAGTGGGTTCACAGGACTGCAGGGGCTGGGAAACAGCCTCGCCGCCACCACCATGTCGCCCAGCCTCACCAATGGCAACTCCGGGCTTGACGCCTTAAGTCAGGCGTACACCGGAATTCAGCAATACGCAGGTTTGTCAGGTTTACTCAGCCCAGCTACAG CCTCATTTCCCAGCGCTTTCAGCACGCAGACAGCCCAGTTACAGGCAGCCAACTCAGCCGCTGGCAAACAGACAGAAG GCCCCGAGGGTGCTAACCTGTTCATCTACCACCTGCCGCAGGAGTTCAGTGATCAGGACCTCATGCAGACATTCATGCCATTCGGAAATGTGATATCAGCCAAAGTCTTCATTGACAAACAGACAAATCTTAGTAAATGTTTTG GTTTTGTCAGTTATGACAACCCAGTCTCCGCCCAGGCTGCCATCCAAGCCATGAATGGATTTCAGATTGGAATGAAGAGGTTAAAAGTGCAGCTCAAACGAGCAAAGAATGACAGCAAGCCATATTAG
- the LOC127853913 gene encoding CUGBP Elav-like family member 2 isoform X14 — MELYYLMHHPVQMKPADSEKRNGELYTEERKLFIGMLSKKYSETEVKMMFAPFGNIEDCTVLRDQNGQSRGCAFITFSSRQSATNCIKNMHHSQTMEGCSSPLVVKFADTQKEKEQKKLQQMNANLLASFGGGTGGGGLNLGPQYLAVSGDNLGQQYLAVQGNNLGARYLPLLQQAMSTGNLGMFASMGNLGQNALNVQQLLALLAAASNNPGLLAALAALASGNSSGGTNSPTTPTSTNSTNNASGDASSNMHLQNLQGLAALANASANPGTSLLDPHIYGLVSQAHNMQGHSRATHTPVTNMAMPNMMGNSNGVPSHFGNNNSFGFGNNGSSGGGSSNIDLATIMKNMGDFSKVFGNLAKMGNSGMSQGGMGSNSGRSMVNGNAGVMGMGNMARTGAMGINGSFNSMHGNANMKMDTGQNMVAGGASNLHNQSASLSGSNGSLSGFTGLQGLGNSLAATTMSPSLTNGNSGLDALSQAYTGIQQYAGLSGLLSPATASFPSAFSTQTAQLQAANSAAGKQTEGPEGANLFIYHLPQEFSDQDLMQTFMPFGNVISAKVFIDKQTNLSKCFGFVSYDNPVSAQAAIQAMNGFQIGMKRLKVQLKRAKNDSKPY, encoded by the exons aagAGAGAAAGTTATTTATAGGCATGTTGTCAAAGAAGTACAGTGAGACAGAGGTGAAGATGATGTTTGCTCCATTTGGCAACATAGAGGACTGCACCGTATTGCGAGACCAGAATGGGCAGAGCAGAG GTTGTGCATTCATTACGTTCTCCAGTCGCCAGTCCGCCACGAACTGTATCAAGAACATGCACCACTCACAGACTATGGAG GGCTGTAGCTCACCACTGGTTGTGAAGTTTGCTGATACTCAAAAGGAGAAAGAACAGAAGAAACTTCAGCAGATGAATGCCAACCTGTTGGCCTCGTTTGGGGGAGGGACGGGCGGGGGAGGGCTCAATCTCGGCCCCCAGTACCTAGCTGTAAGTGGGGACAATCTAGGCCAGCAGTATCTAGCTGTACAGGGGAACAATCTAGGGGCCCGGTATCTACCT CTTTTACAACAGGCCATGAGTACTGGAAACCTGGGCATGTTTGCCAGCATGGGCAATTTAG GACAAAATGCATTGAATGTTCAGCAATTATTGGCTCTCCTGGCAGCAGCAAGTAATAACCCAG GCCTTCTAGCAGCGTTGGCTGCTCTCGCAAGCGGAAACTCCTCTGGCGGCACTAATTCTCCGACCACACCCACCTCGACAAATTCGACCAATAACGCGTCAG GCGATGCCTCCAGTAACATGCACCTCCAGAACCTTCAGGGCTTGGCGGCACTGGCCAATGCCTCCGCTAACCCAGGTACGAGCCTTCTTGATCCACACATCTACG GCCTCGTGTCTCAAGCACATAACATGCAGGGCCATAGTAGGGCCACACATACCCCCGTCACTAATATGGCCATGCCCAACATGATGGGGAACAGTAACGGGGTTCCTTCACATTTCGGAAACAACAACTCTTTTGGCTTTGGAAATAATGGGTCATCAGGTGGGGGGTCAAGTAATATTGATTTGGCGACAATCATGAAAAATATGGGAGACTTTAGCAAAGTGTTTGGCAATTTAGCAAAAATGGGAAATAGCGGCATGTCCCAAGGCGGAATGGGAAGTAATTCTGGTAGAAGTATGGTGAACGGGAATGCAGGTGTGATGGGCATGGGAAATATGGCCAGGACTGGGGCAATGGGAATCAATGGCAGTTTTAATAGTATGCATGGCAATGCAAACATGAAGATGGATACCGGCCAGAATATGGTGGCAGGAGGGGCTTCCAACCTTCACAACCAATCAG CCTCTCTGTCCGGCTCTAACGGTTCCCTCAGTGGGTTCACAGGACTGCAGGGGCTGGGAAACAGCCTCGCCGCCACCACCATGTCGCCCAGCCTCACCAATGGCAACTCCGGGCTTGACGCCTTAAGTCAGGCGTACACCGGAATTCAGCAATACGCAGGTTTGTCAGGTTTACTCAGCCCAGCTACAG CCTCATTTCCCAGCGCTTTCAGCACGCAGACAGCCCAGTTACAGGCAGCCAACTCAGCCGCTGGCAAACAGACAGAAG GCCCCGAGGGTGCTAACCTGTTCATCTACCACCTGCCGCAGGAGTTCAGTGATCAGGACCTCATGCAGACATTCATGCCATTCGGAAATGTGATATCAGCCAAAGTCTTCATTGACAAACAGACAAATCTTAGTAAATGTTTTG GTTTTGTCAGTTATGACAACCCAGTCTCCGCCCAGGCTGCCATCCAAGCCATGAATGGATTTCAGATTGGAATGAAGAGGTTAAAAGTGCAGCTCAAACGAGCAAAGAATGACAGCAAGCCATATTAG
- the LOC127853913 gene encoding CUGBP Elav-like family member 2 isoform X16, which yields MELYYLMHHPVQMKPADSEKRNEERKLFIGMLSKKYSETEVKMMFAPFGNIEDCTVLRDQNGQSRGCAFITFSSRQSATNCIKNMHHSQTMEGCSSPLVVKFADTQKEKEQKKLQQMNANLLASFGGGTGGGGLNLGPQYLAVSGDNLGQQYLAVQGNNLGARYLPLLQQAMSTGNLGMFASMGNLGQNALNVQQLLALLAAASNNPGLLAALAALASGNSSGGTNSPTTPTSTNSTNNASGDASSNMHLQNLQGLAALANASANPGTSLLDPHIYGLVSQAHNMQGHSRATHTPVTNMAMPNMMGNSNGVPSHFGNNNSFGFGNNGSSGGGSSNIDLATIMKNMGDFSKVFGNLAKMGNSGMSQGGMGSNSGRSMVNGNAGVMGMGNMARTGAMGINGSFNSMHGNANMKMDTGQNMVAGGASNLHNQSASLSGSNGSLSGFTGLQGLGNSLAATTMSPSLTNGNSGLDALSQAYTGIQQYAGLSGLLSPATASFPSAFSTQTAQLQAANSAAGKQTEGPEGANLFIYHLPQEFSDQDLMQTFMPFGNVISAKVFIDKQTNLSKCFGFVSYDNPVSAQAAIQAMNGFQIGMKRLKVQLKRAKNDSKPY from the exons aagAGAGAAAGTTATTTATAGGCATGTTGTCAAAGAAGTACAGTGAGACAGAGGTGAAGATGATGTTTGCTCCATTTGGCAACATAGAGGACTGCACCGTATTGCGAGACCAGAATGGGCAGAGCAGAG GTTGTGCATTCATTACGTTCTCCAGTCGCCAGTCCGCCACGAACTGTATCAAGAACATGCACCACTCACAGACTATGGAG GGCTGTAGCTCACCACTGGTTGTGAAGTTTGCTGATACTCAAAAGGAGAAAGAACAGAAGAAACTTCAGCAGATGAATGCCAACCTGTTGGCCTCGTTTGGGGGAGGGACGGGCGGGGGAGGGCTCAATCTCGGCCCCCAGTACCTAGCTGTAAGTGGGGACAATCTAGGCCAGCAGTATCTAGCTGTACAGGGGAACAATCTAGGGGCCCGGTATCTACCT CTTTTACAACAGGCCATGAGTACTGGAAACCTGGGCATGTTTGCCAGCATGGGCAATTTAG GACAAAATGCATTGAATGTTCAGCAATTATTGGCTCTCCTGGCAGCAGCAAGTAATAACCCAG GCCTTCTAGCAGCGTTGGCTGCTCTCGCAAGCGGAAACTCCTCTGGCGGCACTAATTCTCCGACCACACCCACCTCGACAAATTCGACCAATAACGCGTCAG GCGATGCCTCCAGTAACATGCACCTCCAGAACCTTCAGGGCTTGGCGGCACTGGCCAATGCCTCCGCTAACCCAGGTACGAGCCTTCTTGATCCACACATCTACG GCCTCGTGTCTCAAGCACATAACATGCAGGGCCATAGTAGGGCCACACATACCCCCGTCACTAATATGGCCATGCCCAACATGATGGGGAACAGTAACGGGGTTCCTTCACATTTCGGAAACAACAACTCTTTTGGCTTTGGAAATAATGGGTCATCAGGTGGGGGGTCAAGTAATATTGATTTGGCGACAATCATGAAAAATATGGGAGACTTTAGCAAAGTGTTTGGCAATTTAGCAAAAATGGGAAATAGCGGCATGTCCCAAGGCGGAATGGGAAGTAATTCTGGTAGAAGTATGGTGAACGGGAATGCAGGTGTGATGGGCATGGGAAATATGGCCAGGACTGGGGCAATGGGAATCAATGGCAGTTTTAATAGTATGCATGGCAATGCAAACATGAAGATGGATACCGGCCAGAATATGGTGGCAGGAGGGGCTTCCAACCTTCACAACCAATCAG CCTCTCTGTCCGGCTCTAACGGTTCCCTCAGTGGGTTCACAGGACTGCAGGGGCTGGGAAACAGCCTCGCCGCCACCACCATGTCGCCCAGCCTCACCAATGGCAACTCCGGGCTTGACGCCTTAAGTCAGGCGTACACCGGAATTCAGCAATACGCAGGTTTGTCAGGTTTACTCAGCCCAGCTACAG CCTCATTTCCCAGCGCTTTCAGCACGCAGACAGCCCAGTTACAGGCAGCCAACTCAGCCGCTGGCAAACAGACAGAAG GCCCCGAGGGTGCTAACCTGTTCATCTACCACCTGCCGCAGGAGTTCAGTGATCAGGACCTCATGCAGACATTCATGCCATTCGGAAATGTGATATCAGCCAAAGTCTTCATTGACAAACAGACAAATCTTAGTAAATGTTTTG GTTTTGTCAGTTATGACAACCCAGTCTCCGCCCAGGCTGCCATCCAAGCCATGAATGGATTTCAGATTGGAATGAAGAGGTTAAAAGTGCAGCTCAAACGAGCAAAGAATGACAGCAAGCCATATTAG